A part of Gemmatimonadota bacterium genomic DNA contains:
- a CDS encoding TolB family protein, translated as MSQRLLTSALVLAALLFTAGEPASGQHFGRNKVQYRSFDFKVIKTEHFDVYFYEQEREAALDAARMVERAYARLSRLLQHEFRERKPIILYASHSEFQQTNAIPGAIEEGTGGVTEPLKNRVILPFTGSYAEFEHVLTHELVHAFQFDVLYRRAVLAEATPFAARPPLWFMEGMAEYLSIGRIDPHTAAWLRDAALSGYLRSIAEMTRRDDYLSYRFGQALWAYVGSKWGDEVIGILLQKAPRVGLERAFQSTLGISLEELNQEWTAAVRKTYLVQVTEYQRPESFGERLTHHARVEDPWFLAPAISPDGSLMAFFSQRDGFFFDLWLADARTGKVKHKLVESGGEPDFESLRFLNSSAAFSPDGKYLAFSAKTGGQDAIYVLDVAKRRVLKRLKFDLNGIENPTWSPDGRHLAFTGLDGGISDLFVTDLEGAVRRLTNDRYADLLPAWSPDGQTIAFSTDRGDATDFQR; from the coding sequence ATGAGTCAGCGCCTCCTGACCTCCGCCCTGGTCCTGGCCGCCCTGCTGTTCACGGCCGGCGAGCCGGCGAGCGGTCAACACTTCGGCCGCAACAAGGTGCAGTACCGCTCCTTTGACTTCAAGGTGATCAAGACGGAGCACTTCGACGTCTACTTCTACGAGCAGGAGCGGGAGGCGGCGCTGGACGCGGCGCGCATGGTTGAGCGGGCGTATGCGCGGCTGTCGCGGCTGCTGCAGCACGAGTTCCGGGAGCGCAAGCCCATCATCCTGTACGCGTCGCACTCGGAGTTTCAGCAGACGAACGCGATTCCGGGGGCCATTGAGGAGGGCACGGGCGGTGTAACGGAGCCGTTGAAGAACCGCGTGATCTTGCCCTTCACGGGCTCGTACGCGGAGTTCGAGCACGTGCTGACCCACGAGCTGGTGCACGCCTTCCAGTTCGACGTGCTGTACCGCCGTGCCGTGCTGGCCGAGGCCACGCCGTTCGCGGCGCGCCCACCCCTCTGGTTCATGGAGGGGATGGCCGAGTACCTCTCGATTGGCCGCATCGACCCCCACACGGCTGCCTGGCTGCGGGACGCCGCACTGTCCGGCTACCTGCGCAGCATTGCCGAGATGACCCGCCGGGACGACTACCTCTCCTATCGCTTTGGCCAGGCCTTGTGGGCTTATGTCGGCTCGAAGTGGGGCGACGAGGTGATCGGGATCTTGCTGCAGAAGGCGCCGCGGGTCGGCCTCGAGCGCGCGTTCCAGTCCACGCTGGGCATCAGCCTCGAGGAGCTGAACCAGGAGTGGACGGCCGCGGTACGCAAGACCTACCTCGTTCAGGTCACGGAGTACCAGCGGCCGGAGAGCTTCGGGGAACGGCTCACCCACCACGCCCGCGTCGAAGATCCCTGGTTCCTCGCACCCGCCATCTCGCCGGACGGCAGCCTGATGGCGTTCTTTTCCCAGCGAGACGGCTTTTTCTTCGACCTCTGGCTGGCGGATGCGCGTACGGGCAAGGTCAAGCACAAGCTGGTCGAGTCGGGCGGTGAACCGGATTTCGAGTCGCTGCGCTTCCTCAACTCCTCGGCCGCGTTTTCACCGGATGGCAAATACCTGGCGTTCAGCGCCAAGACCGGCGGCCAGGATGCCATCTATGTTCTCGACGTGGCCAAGCGCCGCGTCTTGAAGCGGCTGAAGTTCGACCTGAACGGGATCGAGAATCCCACCTGGTCTCCCGATGGGCGGCACCTGGCTTTCACAGGTCTGGATGGTGGGATCAGCGACCTGTTCGTGACGGATCTCGAGGGCGCCGTCCGCCGCCTCACCAACGATCGCTACGCGGACCTGCTGCCCGCCTGGTCTCCCGATGGCCAGACCATCGCCTTCAGCACGGACCGCGGGGATGCGACCGATTTCCAGCG
- the rsfS gene encoding ribosome silencing factor produces the protein MPAELARAAELALDRKGRELLVLDLRRFSSATDYFLLVSGTSDLHVRSIAEHIIDELKQAGVRPGHVEGLRGGRWVLIDYIDFVVHVFHPAARDFYQLERLWGDAPSHALEA, from the coding sequence ATGCCCGCGGAACTGGCCAGGGCGGCCGAACTGGCTCTCGACCGGAAGGGGCGGGAGCTTCTGGTCCTGGACCTGCGCCGGTTCTCCAGCGCGACGGACTACTTCCTCCTGGTCAGCGGCACCTCGGACCTGCACGTGCGGTCCATCGCGGAGCACATTATTGACGAACTGAAGCAGGCAGGCGTCCGGCCCGGTCACGTCGAGGGTCTGCGCGGCGGCCGCTGGGTCCTGATCGACTATATTGACTTCGTCGTGCACGTGTTCCATCCCGCGGCGCGGGATTTCTACCAGCTCGAGCGCCTCTGGGGCGATGCCCCCAGCCACGCCCTCGAGGCCTAA
- a CDS encoding 50S ribosomal protein L9: protein MKVILRRPVPKLGEAGDMVSVRPGYARNYLLPGGLAAEATAANIRALEEERRRGEQRARRDYLEARRRASQLEGISLTFHARAGEEAKLFGSITAPDIADRLNEQELDFEVDRRQVELEEPIKSLGVYAVPVRLHTDVRPEIKVWVIKAE from the coding sequence GTGAAGGTCATCCTGCGGCGGCCCGTGCCCAAGCTGGGCGAGGCGGGCGACATGGTGAGTGTGCGGCCAGGCTACGCGCGCAACTACCTGCTGCCTGGCGGGCTGGCTGCCGAGGCTACCGCGGCGAACATACGGGCGCTGGAAGAGGAGCGGCGTCGTGGGGAGCAGCGGGCGCGGCGCGACTATCTCGAAGCGCGGCGGCGGGCCTCGCAGTTGGAGGGCATTTCGTTGACCTTCCACGCGCGCGCGGGCGAGGAGGCGAAGCTGTTCGGCTCGATTACGGCGCCGGACATCGCGGACCGCCTGAACGAGCAGGAGCTGGACTTCGAGGTGGACCGCCGCCAGGTTGAGCTGGAAGAGCCGATCAAGTCGCTGGGCGTCTACGCGGTTCCCGTGCGGCTGCACACCGACGTACGCCCGGAAATCAAAGTCTGGGTGATCAAGGCCGAATAG
- a CDS encoding DUF2232 domain-containing protein: MAERGWRGWGTVLVLSLVTASLSIVNAALLVFVPLCLLLVGLPPRRPVQAALVLALAAALFFGRPAGPLWYAERGWVLMLGGWFLLIVALWPAGVFFSRALSALAGAGATAVGLALLDRRGWRELDWSVARRLRGAAAEVVASWGSAAGIEGVSGRFSSAVYQAAELQAALYPALLALGSLAALGVAWWMYRRLTAKEPQPLRPLREFRFRDELVWLLIAGILLVLLPVGGVASRTGTNLLTFMGALYALRGGAVMLALLGAPGPAAALLGGVAALLLYPLFMAAALVLGLSDTWLDLRARGRSAPRPGS, translated from the coding sequence GTGGCGGAGCGCGGCTGGCGCGGGTGGGGCACCGTTCTGGTGCTTTCGCTGGTGACGGCGTCTCTCTCCATCGTGAACGCGGCGCTGCTCGTCTTCGTGCCGCTCTGCCTGTTGCTGGTAGGGCTGCCGCCGCGCCGCCCCGTGCAGGCCGCGCTGGTGTTGGCGCTGGCGGCGGCACTGTTCTTCGGCCGGCCGGCGGGGCCGCTCTGGTACGCCGAGCGGGGGTGGGTGCTCATGCTGGGCGGCTGGTTCCTGCTGATCGTAGCGCTCTGGCCGGCGGGCGTGTTCTTCTCCCGGGCGCTCTCGGCGCTGGCGGGGGCGGGCGCGACCGCCGTGGGGTTGGCACTGCTGGACCGCCGCGGCTGGCGGGAGCTGGACTGGAGCGTGGCCCGGCGACTGCGCGGCGCTGCGGCCGAAGTGGTGGCCTCGTGGGGCAGTGCGGCCGGAATCGAGGGTGTATCCGGCCGGTTCTCCTCGGCCGTGTACCAGGCGGCAGAGCTGCAGGCGGCGCTCTACCCCGCATTGCTGGCGCTGGGCTCCCTGGCGGCGTTGGGGGTCGCCTGGTGGATGTATCGACGGCTGACGGCCAAAGAGCCGCAGCCGCTGCGGCCACTGCGCGAGTTCCGCTTCCGCGACGAGCTGGTCTGGCTACTCATTGCCGGGATACTGCTGGTGCTGCTGCCGGTTGGAGGCGTGGCGAGCCGAACGGGGACGAACCTGCTGACCTTCATGGGGGCGCTGTACGCGCTGCGCGGCGGCGCGGTCATGCTGGCGCTGCTCGGCGCACCCGGACCGGCTGCGGCGCTGCTCGGCGGCGTGGCCGCGCTCCTGCTCTATCCGCTGTTCATGGCGGCCGCGCTGGTGCTGGGACTCAGTGACACCTGGCTGGACCTGCGGGCGCGCGGGCGGTCGGCGCCGCGCCCCGGATCTTGA
- a CDS encoding 30S ribosomal protein S18: MRRGQKACPLCEAGIRFLNYKDEKTLSRFITDQGKILPRRMTGMCARHQRQVGTGIKRARYLALLPFVRGYEG, translated from the coding sequence GTGCGACGGGGGCAGAAAGCCTGTCCGCTGTGTGAGGCGGGCATCCGGTTTCTGAACTACAAGGATGAGAAGACGCTGTCGCGCTTCATCACGGATCAGGGCAAGATCCTGCCCCGGCGGATGACCGGGATGTGCGCGCGGCATCAGCGGCAGGTCGGGACGGGCATCAAGCGGGCGCGCTACCTGGCGCTCCTGCCCTTTGTCCGCGGGTACGAGGGGTAG
- the rpsF gene encoding 30S ribosomal protein S6 → MADYEVVYIFNSALQEPRIQEKLDRYHALVAGDGSGEILAVDHWGKRQLAYPIQKRTNGYYAVAQFRAEAAALPEFERALKLDEDLLRYLIVLHEGEPTAPMSLATREPRRAEEEAADEEEEEEE, encoded by the coding sequence ATGGCGGATTACGAGGTCGTCTACATCTTCAATTCGGCGCTGCAGGAGCCACGCATCCAGGAGAAGCTGGATCGGTACCACGCGCTGGTGGCGGGTGACGGTTCGGGCGAGATCCTGGCGGTGGACCATTGGGGGAAGCGGCAGCTGGCGTATCCCATCCAGAAGCGGACCAACGGCTATTATGCGGTCGCGCAGTTCCGGGCGGAAGCTGCGGCGTTGCCGGAGTTCGAGCGGGCGCTGAAGCTGGATGAGGATCTCTTGCGTTACCTGATCGTGCTGCACGAAGGCGAGCCGACGGCGCCCATGTCCCTGGCGACACGCGAGCCGCGGCGGGCGGAGGAGGAAGCAGCGGACGAGGAAGAGGAAGAGGAGGAGTAA